Proteins from one Nerophis lumbriciformis linkage group LG08, RoL_Nlum_v2.1, whole genome shotgun sequence genomic window:
- the gskip gene encoding GSK3-beta interaction protein, with product MEVDCQPEESMVSAFEDDCVLLCDVKDMRLEAEAVVNDVLFAVIQMQVSKHLNSTSEVAYINVETREGNRFCLELTEAGLRVVGYAFNHVDEDLNTQYHETVYSLLDTLSPGYREAFGNALLQRLENLKQNGQ from the exons ATGGAAGTGGACTGCCAGCCCGAGGAATCCATGGTGTCAGCTTTTGAAGATGACTGCGTGTTGCTTTGCGACGTCAAGGACATGAGACTGGAAGCGGAGGCTGTGGTCAACGATGTCCTTTTTGCCGTGATCCAAATGCAGGTGTCCAAACACCTCAACAGTACATCAGAAGTGGCCTATATAAATGTGGAAACTAGAGAAGGGAACCGCTTTTGTCTGGAGCTGACAGAAGCAGGACTGAGG GTGGTGGGCTACGCTTTTAACCATGTGGACGAGGACCTGAACACACAGTATCACGAGACAGTGTACTCACTACTGGACACCCTGAGTCCAGGCTACAGGGAAGCCTTTGGGAATGCTTTGCTCCAGCGACTAGAAAACCTCAAGCAAAATGGACAGTAA